Proteins found in one Arachis stenosperma cultivar V10309 chromosome 8, arast.V10309.gnm1.PFL2, whole genome shotgun sequence genomic segment:
- the LOC130944130 gene encoding uncharacterized protein LOC130944130, whose protein sequence is MSSWLARSLTNSLRIDDNDVVADPPAVSPTSQPHEHHDNAHGSEPEDDEDEEDQGQGRGVKEDLDEIKQTLTRQFWGMASFLAPPPPSNSNPSSPPSHDLYQDSIPDHSRPDYSDVDQPDPEPIGSDFGGNHQPELEEYAPERAVGITDEVLSFAFNIAMHPETWLDFPIDEEDDPQDFDMSDAQQEHAVAIERLIPRLNALRIELCPCHMSESYFWKVYFVLLHSRLNKEDASILSTPQVMEARAMWMQELHKQTKPEFEFSRIRTMYSKGPVRHDDFACSLVDDAYSDDLSHQTYGYETTSLSMLADKEIEKHTIAVESSETHFIDKSVIQENTMIKNENKDLKCGHSTQIITQDYVNDDDDIDWPEEDSDLGEPIISIVNEEDISFSDLEDDDYGIKPITCNTGSKVA, encoded by the exons ATGTCATCGTGGCTAGCTCGGTCCCTAACAAACTCCCTCCGAATCGATGACAACGACGTCGTAGCGGACCCTCCAGCTGTTTCTCCCACAAGCCAACCACATGAACATCATGATAATGCGCATGGATCGGAACCAGAAGACGACGAAGACGAAGAGGATCAAGGCCAAGGCCGTGGAGTCAAAGAGGATCTTGATGAAATCAAACAAACCCTAACTCGTCAATTCTGGGGAATGGCTAGTTTCCTCGCTCCTCCTCCACCTTCCAATTCCAACCCTTCATCTCCCCCTTCTCACGACCTCTACCAAGACTCTATTCCCGATCATTCTCGGCCCGATTATTCCGACGTCGACCAACCTGATCCTGAACCCATCGGATCCGATTTCGGAGGGAACCACCAACCTGAATTGGAGGAATATGCTCCTGAACGCGCCGTTGGGATCACCGACGAGGTTTTGTCCTTCGCCTTCAATATCGCTATGCATCCCGAGACCTGGCTCGATTTTCCTATTGACGAGGAAGACGATCCTCAAG ATTTTGACATGTCCGATGCACAACAAGAGCATGCGGTTGCAATTGAGAGACTTATTCCTAGATTGAATGCACTCAGAATTGAACTGTGTCCTTGCCATATGAGTGAAAGTTACTTCTGGAAAGTCTATTTTGTGCTTTTGCATTCAAGGCTTAATAAAGAAGATGCTTCCATTTTGTCTACACCGCAG GTGATGGAAGCCAGGGCAATGTGGATGCAGGAGCTGCACAAACAAACAAAGCCTGAATTTGAGTTTTCCAGAATAAGAACTATGTACTCAAAAGGCCCTGTTCGGCATGATGATTTTGCCTGCAGCTTAGTAGATGATGCCTATTCTGATGACCTTTCTCATCAAACATATGGATATGAAACAACATCTTTATCCATGCTAGCAGATAAAGAGATAGAGAAGCACACGATTGCAGTTGAAAGTTCTGAAACACATTTCATTGACAAGTCTGTAATTCAGGAAAATACAATGATTAAAAATGAGAACAAGGATCTAAAATGTGGTCATTCCACTCAAATTATTACTCAGGACTAtgttaatgatgatgatgatattgattGGCCAGAGGAAGATTCTGATTTAGGAGAACCAATTATTTCCATCGTGAATGAAGAAGACATATCTTTTAGTGATCTTGAAGATGACGATTATGGCATTAAACCTATTACTTGTAATACAGGTTCAAAGGTGGCATAA
- the LOC130946448 gene encoding U-box domain-containing protein 30-like: MQETMPTPPPLKVLIEEMESSMEDVPSVFICPISLEPMRDPVTLCTGQTYDRSNILKWLSLGHNTCPTTMQHLWDLSLTPNTTLHRFILTWFSHNYFSIKKSLQDVQRTAFHLLESLNKVKGQARVKSLKELRHLLHSHASIRKTVVEHNGLALVSSLLGPFTSHAVGSEAVGILVKLDLSSEVKKNLMHPSKVSLLVDIMNEGTVETKMNCAKLIEILLLEGHVSSLSLLVGLLRLVRDKKHPTGVVLNGLMLIKMMCGSQESVRTSIVRIGAVPQLVDLLPTLNDECLEIALFILEVVSTIPEGRMALKDCPNVVINVVKLLMRVSERCKLFALSILWAIYKLAPEQCASEAVEAGLAAKLLLVIQSGCNPVLKHMSAEFLKLCSLNYSASIFISKCMLTTTIQ; this comes from the coding sequence ATGCAAGAAACAATGCCTACTCCTCCTCCTCTGAAGGTGTTGATTGAAGAGATGGAGTCATCAATGGAAGATGTTCCTTCGGTTTTCATCTGTCCCATCTCGCTGGAGCCAATGAGAGACCCAGTCACACTCTGCACCGGCCAAACCTACGACAGGTCCAACATCCTCAAATGGTTGTCCCTCGGCCACAACACTTGTCCTACCACCATGCAACACCTTTGGGACCTCTCCCTCACCCCCAACACCACCCTCCACCGCTTCATCCTCACATGGTTCTCTCACAACTACTTCTCCATCAAGAAAAGCCTCCAAGACGTTCAACGCACAGCCTTTCACCTCTTGGAATCACTCAACAAGGTTAAGGGTCAAGCAAGAGTTAAATCCCTCAAGGAACTTCGCCACCTCCTTCATTCTCACGCTTCAATAAGGAAGACAGTTGTGGAACACAACGGACTTGCCTTGGTTTCTTCCTTGTTAGGTCCTTTCACTTCCCATGCTGTTGGCTCAGAAGCCGTTGGAATACTCGTGAAGCTGGACTTGAGTTCAGAGGTTAAGAAGAATCTGATGCATCCATCAAAAGTGTCGTTATTGGTGGATATCATGAACGAGGGAACCGTTGAAACAAAGATGAACTGTGCAAAGTTGATTGAGATATTGTTGTTAGAAGGACACGTGTCAAGCCTGAGTCTGTTGGTGGGTTTGTTGAGGTTAGTTAGAGACAAGAAACACCCAACTGGGGTGGTCTTGAACGGCCTCATGCTGATCAAGATGATGTGCGGTTCCCAAGAATCAGTTAGAACTTCCATTGTGAGAATCGGAGCGGTGCcgcagctggtggatctattgCCAACACTAAACGATGAGTGCTTGGAAATAGCGCTGTTTATTCTGGAGGTGGTGTCGACGATTCCAGAAGGAAGAATGGCGTTGAAAGATTGTCCCAATGTTGTGATTAATGTGGTGAAGTTGTTGATGAGAGTCTCTGAGAGGTGCAAGCTATTTGCGCTTTCGATATTGTGGGCTATTTACAAGCTTGCGCCGGAACAATGTGCCTCCGAGGCGGTGGAGGCTGGGTTGGCGGCGAAGCTGCTTCTGGTGATTCAGAGCGGTTGCAACCCTGTTTTGAAGCACATGTCTGCTGAGTTCTTGAAATTGTGCAGTTTGAATTACTCTGCTAGTATCTTCATCTCTAAGTGTATGCTTACCACAACAATACAATGA